The genomic window GTTTGACTGTTAAGGCTAATAACAACTGTATTCACAGCTCCCAAATGTTCAGTGAGAATGTAGCGCTGTTGCCAAGTTTTGATATCCCAAAGCCTAATAGTTTGATCCGCGCTACTGCTTGCAAGGATTTTACCATCGAAACTGATGGTGACAGACAAAACTGCATCTGAGTGTCCATTCAAGGTGCGTTTTATTGTTCCCGTGTAGCGTCCCCAAATTCTAATAGTCTTATCGGCAGCACCACTGGCAAGAATTGCCCCATCAGGACTGTAAGCAACCGAGTTAACAAAGCCATTATGACTGTAGGGAGAACTTAAATAAAATAATGTCCGGTGAAATTTTCTTGTGTCCATCTGCCAACTGCTGATTTTGCAATCGACACTGCCACTTGCAATTTGTTGTCCATCAGGGCTGATAGCAACAGATAAAACTGCCTCTGCTTGTCCAGAGAACGTGTAAAGCCATTTTCCTGTTTTCAAGTTCCACAGATAAACTTGTCTGTCATCACTGCCACTGCTCAAGGTAGTACCATCAGGACTGATAGCGATCGCATTTACTGCCGCTAAGTGACCCTTGAGTGTGCGTACACATCTCCAGCTTTCAGGTAACTGGGTTGTCAGAGATATTCTTTCTGCTTCAATATTGCCAGTAGAAGGTTTAGGAGTAACAAATTCTGATTTTTTCTTTAATTTAGCCTTAAGTGCCTGTAACTCATCCTCGACTTCCAAAGCAGCAAATTTTTGGTTGAAATCCTCACCAGATAAAAATGCTTCTAATTCCATCACTGCTTCTGAATAGGCATCCATCAGCAAAACTTTCTCTTCCATTCGCCCAAAAAGCTGTACTGGAGTTTCGCTAATTCCCGATTCGTCTAACAGTTTGGCAATACCATAGGCGGCGAGTCCCACCACTGCACCAATACCCGCCATCGGGACTGCACCAATACCAAATGCCAGCCCTACTTTAGGCGCGACTAAACCCATACTACCGACGACACTATAAACACCAGCACCGCCGACTGCACCAATTCCCATTGCACCAAAAGCAGCAGCATCTCCCTGTGCTATGGCTTTAAAAGCGCCATAAGCAGCTGCACCAACCACAGCGCCAGCAGCCACTACAGGAGTTGCACCAATACCGACTGCGCCAAATCCGCCGGCTAATCCCATCCCGCCTACCGTTGCGGAAACACCAGCGCCTGCTATGGTTCCGCCTGCAATAAATGCTGCGCCTGTTTTAGAGTTTTGTGTCACTGGTTTTTGTTTTTGAAGAGGAACAAATTAGGAAAAAAGAAGGCAGGTGCGATGCCTACGGCGGGCTGCGCCTACGCATTTTCATCCTTCCTCAGTTGAGATAAAGTCTTTTGAGAATAGCAAATACCCTTCAGTTAATTTACTGAAGGGCTATCTATAGTATTTGACAAAGATTTTATTCTTTATATTCAGCTACTTGCACCCTTGCCACGATTGCATTTTAAGCACAGCGTTTGCAAGTTGCTAGTAGTCGTTAGTGCCTTGAGATTCATTAGGAGCCTTTCTTGACATTGTTAAACCCACCCATAGCTTGAGCTTGCTTCTGCTTGAATTTGGGCAGTTGTTCTTTCTATAAACCTTAAGTCACTTTTGAGACTATCTATTACTGTTATTAGCTGATTAAGCTGATTTTGAAGGCTATCAGCCGTTTGCTGGTGAGTATACTTACGAGCCAAGGCTTCACGAGCTAAATCCTCACGTTCTTTTTTCATAGCTAATATAGCTATTTGATACCAGGTTTGGACTTCCTTTTGAGCTTGTTTGTAATTTGCTTGCACCTTTTCTTTGCTAGCTTTAACACAATGAATGTTTTGCACTATGCTTACTTGTGTTTGGTTGAGGGATTCAATAACTTTCTTTGGGTCATTAGTATCTTGATCCCCATCAAGGAGCCTCAACAAGCCATAAGCACCAAGTCCAACTACTGCACCAGCAGCAGCAACAGGAACCATACCAATGCTAAAACCGCTTCCGGCTGCAAGTAACCCCATATTTCCAACAGTGGCAGAAACTCCAGCACCACCAACTGCTCCTAGTCCTGCGGCACCCAAAGCCAAGGGATCTCGGTTTTCTATTCCCTCCTTAGTGCCATAAGCAGCCATACCAGCAACTGCTCCTGTAGCCATCAAGTGAGGCGCACCAATACCAACAGCTGTTCCTGCGGCTGCTAATCCCATGCCACCAACGGTTTGAGAAACAACAGCACCAGTGGCTGCTCCTCCAGCAATAAACACTGCACCTTTTCCGTAATTGAAATTACCTGCCATGTCGTTCAGGTTTACCTTGATTATGCGGCTGATGCGATCGCCTAGTCCCATAATATGTTTCTCTCTTCTAGCTAATACTTATATTAAAGTAGTATATAATACTAAATCCCAGATTGGACAAAGTATGCTACAAGATTATTTCATATGAGCGCATCTACCAAAAAAGCTGATCAAGCAAGTTATTCCACATAAATATCGAAGATATTTTGGTACGATTGCACTATCCATCACACAATGATTTTATGCGATTTCTGCAAAAAGCTTTGCTAACTCATAATTACCTATGACCAGTCTAAGCCGTCTTCAATATCTTTATGAAATTCAGTAATTTGAAAATCTTTTTTTGTTGATTGTTTATTCCCAGAAAACATGCCAAGCCGCATTATCTGCTTTTGAGTTTGAGGTTTTTTTGGTTCTAAAAAAGTTACAATAACACGGCTTTCTGATACATCAGATGGTAAATCTGAAAGTTGTATATTACCGTTTTTATACACCCCTTCAATGGATTGCAACATTAGTATTTACCAAATTTGTAATCATAATAAATTATAAAGTTAATACCAAAAAGATGCCGATTTGCTTCAAAACATCAAATTTTTGGGCTGCACTGGCGCTAGCTGCTGCTGTGCGTTGCTTCCCGATGTTCGAGTTTATCTGCCAAAACACGCAGAGCTAATGCTTGAACTCTAGCAACTGCTTCTTCTCGTGTCTGCCCATAAGCCAGTACACCAGGAAAATTAATCACTTCAGCTTATTGCGCCCATCTGCTTCTTGTTCAATCTCTATCGTGAAGTTCATAGCCAGTAAAGGTATTGTAATAAAAGCGATTACTGAATAAAACAAAAAATTTACATGACCTCAGTTTCTCCTCACAAAAAAGCCAGAGCCTTAAAGCCTACCAGCCGCCGCCCTGCGAAAGAACTCTGTAGCGAGTGCGGACTATGCGATACATACTATATTCACTATGTCAAGGAAGCCTGCGCTTTTATTAATCAGCAAATAGGTGAACTTGAAGAAGAAACGCACACGCGATCGCATTTTTATCCTTATTTATATCTGGCAATGACACTCCGTAGTCTGAGGTCTTTATGCGGAAGATAGCTTTGCAACATAACGGTGAAGTTCTGCGGCGGCAGGTAAGCTTCAACCCTCACCGATAACCTCTGTTCTGTCCGTACCAACGCAGTGTTGGGCTTCTATAACTACATATCAATAAGCTTGTTGTACTCTGCGTGAGTGCCGATCCAAAACCACAAAATACCATCCTTAACTTCTACACCCAATGCCCTATAGTTTCGCCCTGCCCGGACTGACCAGTATTTACCAACCTTCTTGAAATGCAGTGATGGATGGGAGAGATCAGACTTGAGTAACTCGTAACACTGATCGGCTATTCGCTGAACCTCTTCAGGCAGAACATTGTAACGTTCCCAAAATCGACGAGTTGTGTAATGCATCAAATTGCTCGAGAGTTCCCCGCTTCAAACTCAGCGATCGCCTCCTGTGCAAAAGCTTCCAATTTGCCATCAGCAATGTCTTTCTCAAATTGTTGATCCCACCGTTGATAGTCTAAATCAGCAAACCATTCAAGGAGCTTCTGATACTCGTTAGGTGACAGTTGGAGAATCGCGGACTCAATTTGCTCAAGCGTCAGCATAAGGATACATCACCTTTAATCTAAGCAAATTATAGCTTGCTCAACTAATGATCTTGACGCAGTAAAACCAATCATTTCTGCTTATTGCGTCCATTCTCTTCTTTTTCAATCTCTATCGTGAAGTTCATAGCCAGTAAAGGTATTGTAATAAAAGCGATTCCTGAATAAAACAAAAAATTTACATGACCTCAGTTTCTCCTCACAAAAAAGCCAGAGCCTTAAAGCCTACCAGCCGCCGCCCTGCGAAAGAACTCTGTAGCGAGTGCGGACTATGCGATACATACTATATTCACTATGTCAAGGAAGCTTGCGCTTTTATTAATCAGCAAATAGGCGAACTTGAAGAAGAAACGCACACGCGATCGCGCCATCTCGACAACCCTGATGAACTCTACTTTGGTGTTCACCAAGACATGATAGCGGCGCGGAAACAACAGCCCATCGAAGGCGCACAATGGACGGGTATTGTTAGCAGCATTGCCATTGAAATGCTCAATCACGGCTTAGTTGAAGGTGTCGTTTGTGTGCAAAACACTAAAGAAGACCGCTTTCAACCTATGCCGATCATCGCCCGGACTCCAGAAGAAATACTAGCAGCGCGGGTAAATAAACCAACACTTTCCCCCA from Nostoc sp. UHCC 0926 includes these protein-coding regions:
- a CDS encoding DnaJ domain-containing protein, which gives rise to MTQNSKTGAAFIAGGTIAGAGVSATVGGMGLAGGFGAVGIGATPVVAAGAVVGAAAYGAFKAIAQGDAAAFGAMGIGAVGGAGVYSVVGSMGLVAPKVGLAFGIGAVPMAGIGAVVGLAAYGIAKLLDESGISETPVQLFGRMEEKVLLMDAYSEAVMELEAFLSGEDFNQKFAALEVEDELQALKAKLKKKSEFVTPKPSTGNIEAERISLTTQLPESWRCVRTLKGHLAAVNAIAISPDGTTLSSGSDDRQVYLWNLKTGKWLYTFSGQAEAVLSVAISPDGQQIASGSVDCKISSWQMDTRKFHRTLFYLSSPYSHNGFVNSVAYSPDGAILASGAADKTIRIWGRYTGTIKRTLNGHSDAVLSVTISFDGKILASSSADQTIRLWDIKTWQQRYILTEHLGAVNTVVISLNSQTLISGSTDTTIKVWNLQTGELLSTLTGHSAAVLSVAISPDGKTLVSASRDGIIKLWNLHTGELLENLSGRNPVAFSPDGKTLVSGGNGGCIKIWSQMQSFDKFNLDSVLSGEWWEVLGVDQSDNANVVKLAYLRLARQYHPDVNSSASAKASMQAINQAYKEFQEQLNADKCQ
- a CDS encoding HNH endonuclease, which translates into the protein MNLKALTTTSNLQTLCLKCNRGKGASS
- a CDS encoding PspA/IM30 family protein → MGLGDRISRIIKVNLNDMAGNFNYGKGAVFIAGGAATGAVVSQTVGGMGLAAAGTAVGIGAPHLMATGAVAGMAAYGTKEGIENRDPLALGAAGLGAVGGAGVSATVGNMGLLAAGSGFSIGMVPVAAAGAVVGLGAYGLLRLLDGDQDTNDPKKVIESLNQTQVSIVQNIHCVKASKEKVQANYKQAQKEVQTWYQIAILAMKKEREDLAREALARKYTHQQTADSLQNQLNQLITVIDSLKSDLRFIERTTAQIQAEASSSYGWV
- a CDS encoding ParE family toxin-like protein, with translation MHYTTRRFWERYNVLPEEVQRIADQCYELLKSDLSHPSLHFKKVGKYWSVRAGRNYRALGVEVKDGILWFWIGTHAEYNKLIDM